In one Brevibacillus choshinensis genomic region, the following are encoded:
- a CDS encoding aromatic ring-hydroxylating oxygenase subunit alpha encodes MIVQDTVLRNEWIVACRSLDVQDRPLQVTIMGERVVIFRNEQGVHAFKDLCIHRGAALSLGCVRDGKLVCPYHGWEYESSGACVKIPQLPENQAIPGKARAIPFGCAERYGFVWVNLNNNAPDFFSLPEFAASGHRNVIWGPQTVAAKPPRVVENFLDVGHLAVVHEGYLGVATHMEIGDYHVHRNENGGIRTDEIAVFQPDPDGTGQAKHVYYTYEVLRPLTVKFTKRDRETSNEMSILLTVMPLDENQSVAYGILTFNYETNLTDEEINKFQDMIFAQDKPIVENQKPEDLPLDLQVELSLKCDRASIAYRQYLAELGVKLGTA; translated from the coding sequence GACCGTCCTCTTCAGGTCACCATTATGGGAGAACGGGTAGTTATTTTTCGTAATGAGCAAGGTGTTCATGCTTTCAAAGACCTCTGTATTCATAGAGGAGCGGCTTTATCCCTCGGCTGTGTACGCGACGGAAAGCTCGTCTGTCCGTACCACGGATGGGAGTACGAATCGTCCGGGGCTTGTGTGAAAATTCCACAGCTTCCCGAAAATCAGGCCATTCCGGGTAAAGCCCGCGCCATTCCTTTTGGTTGTGCGGAGCGCTATGGCTTTGTATGGGTCAATCTGAACAACAATGCTCCTGACTTTTTCTCCTTGCCTGAATTTGCTGCTTCTGGCCACCGCAATGTCATCTGGGGTCCGCAAACGGTAGCAGCGAAGCCGCCTCGTGTCGTGGAAAACTTCCTCGATGTCGGCCATCTCGCTGTCGTACACGAAGGCTATCTGGGTGTAGCGACACATATGGAGATCGGTGACTACCACGTACACCGCAATGAGAACGGCGGAATTCGAACAGATGAAATCGCCGTGTTCCAACCAGATCCAGATGGTACAGGGCAAGCGAAGCATGTCTATTACACTTATGAAGTACTGCGTCCGCTGACAGTGAAATTCACGAAACGCGACCGGGAAACAAGCAACGAAATGTCTATTCTTCTGACAGTCATGCCGCTTGACGAGAACCAATCGGTCGCCTATGGGATCTTGACATTCAACTATGAAACGAATCTGACCGATGAGGAGATCAACAAGTTCCAGGACATGATTTTCGCGCAGGACAAGCCGATCGTGGAAAATCAAAAGCCAGAAGATCTCCCTCTCGACCTGCAAGTCGAGCTGTCATTGAAATGCGACCGCGCCAGCATCGCCTATCGCCAGTACTTGGCCGAGCTGGGTGTTAAGCTGGGTACCGCTTAA
- the cls gene encoding cardiolipin synthase, which produces MLLFEQIVVVISIGNVMLAAVLIFMERRNIAATWAWLMVLLFLPGVGFIVYLVFGQKLSKKKLYRLKEGEFSHFRTAVDKQKQLLESGNLEMNDPAMERHRDMIFMNVVSDGAYYTQDNSVRIFIEGNSLFDDMFQKIDEAREHIHLLYYIIRNDELGSELMNLLVKKASQGVKVRLLYDAVGSAGIPSRFFKPLLAAGGEVASFFPASFSFVNFRVNFRNHRKLTIIDGKIGYIGGFNIGDEYLGKKKLGYWRDTHLRMEGRAVYMLQARFFLDWNLSSPKRLAESLTLFPELQGLDKGIGVQIVSSGPNSEKQQIKNAYLKMIYKARKKIYLQTPYFIPDDSMLTALKMAVMSGVDVRVMVPGKPDHLMVFWATHSYLGELLKSGVRCYLYEKGFMHAKTIVVDTQISSVGTANIDIRSFKLNFETNAYLYDTRMAEKLEELFIMDLADCREMTMEEYLNRPMRSRIQESLTRLLSPIL; this is translated from the coding sequence ATGTTGTTGTTTGAGCAAATCGTCGTGGTCATCTCAATCGGAAATGTCATGTTGGCCGCTGTCCTCATCTTTATGGAACGGCGAAACATTGCAGCTACCTGGGCATGGTTGATGGTCTTGTTATTTTTGCCTGGTGTGGGCTTTATCGTTTATTTGGTCTTTGGTCAAAAATTGAGTAAAAAGAAGCTTTATCGGCTGAAAGAGGGGGAGTTTTCCCACTTCCGTACAGCTGTTGATAAACAGAAGCAGCTATTGGAGAGCGGAAATCTGGAAATGAATGACCCCGCCATGGAACGGCATCGCGACATGATATTCATGAACGTGGTCAGCGATGGCGCCTATTACACACAAGATAACAGCGTGCGAATTTTTATCGAGGGGAACAGCCTGTTTGATGACATGTTCCAGAAGATTGATGAGGCTCGCGAGCATATCCATCTCCTGTATTACATCATTCGCAACGATGAGCTGGGGAGCGAATTGATGAATTTGCTCGTCAAAAAAGCTTCGCAAGGCGTGAAAGTCAGGCTGCTGTACGATGCAGTAGGATCGGCAGGAATCCCTTCGAGGTTTTTCAAACCCCTTCTGGCGGCAGGAGGAGAAGTTGCTTCCTTTTTCCCTGCATCTTTTTCATTTGTGAACTTTCGCGTCAATTTCCGAAATCACAGGAAGTTGACTATCATTGATGGGAAGATTGGCTATATCGGTGGCTTCAACATTGGAGACGAATACCTAGGGAAAAAGAAGCTGGGGTATTGGCGAGACACCCATTTGCGGATGGAGGGAAGAGCGGTCTACATGCTGCAGGCACGCTTTTTCCTCGATTGGAACTTGTCGTCACCAAAGCGTTTAGCGGAATCGCTCACGTTGTTCCCGGAGCTGCAGGGGCTGGACAAAGGAATTGGCGTACAGATCGTATCCAGCGGCCCAAATTCGGAGAAACAGCAGATTAAGAACGCTTACTTGAAGATGATTTACAAGGCGAGAAAGAAAATCTACTTGCAGACTCCATACTTTATTCCCGATGACAGCATGTTGACTGCCCTCAAAATGGCTGTGATGTCGGGAGTAGATGTGCGCGTGATGGTTCCGGGAAAGCCGGATCACCTGATGGTCTTTTGGGCGACGCATTCCTATCTGGGGGAACTGCTGAAAAGTGGCGTCCGCTGTTATTTGTACGAAAAAGGATTCATGCATGCCAAAACAATCGTGGTCGACACCCAAATTTCCTCTGTCGGAACCGCGAATATCGATATTCGCAGCTTCAAACTAAACTTCGAAACCAACGCCTATCTATATGATACGAGGATGGCGGAGAAGCTAGAGGAGCTATTTATCATGGATCTCGCTGATTGCCGGGAAATGACGATGGAAGAATATTTGAATCGACCGATGCGCTCACGGATTCAAGAATCACTCACGAGACTGCTGTCACCCATCTTATAA
- a CDS encoding aminopeptidase — protein MKLIEISKGILTNCMALKAGESFLVVADDVKRELGEALWEAGRQLGAESVYLVMQEREKSGQEPPAFVAEAMKHADVVVCVTAHSLTHTKARKEAAANGTRLATMPGITEDMFLKGAIAADYSQVKILTEKVTDLLTAASTVRIEKDGKSLQFSIANRPGVPSTGMYVNPGESGNLPSGEAYIAPVEGSAEGQILVDGSISGIGKVDSPLLLTVEKGRITKTEGTTGERLLQILGEQDGRMLGEFGIGTNDKARITGVVLEDEKVYGTIHVAFGSNNTFGGTIVAGVHIDLVVKEPDVYLDDRLIMKKGQLLDLA, from the coding sequence ATGAAACTAATCGAAATCAGCAAGGGGATCCTGACGAATTGCATGGCTTTGAAAGCGGGCGAGTCTTTTCTAGTAGTCGCCGATGACGTCAAACGTGAGCTGGGAGAAGCCCTCTGGGAGGCTGGCAGACAGCTTGGAGCGGAGTCTGTTTACCTCGTCATGCAGGAGCGGGAAAAGAGCGGACAGGAGCCGCCTGCGTTCGTGGCAGAAGCAATGAAACACGCGGATGTAGTCGTCTGTGTCACGGCGCATTCGCTGACCCATACAAAAGCACGTAAAGAAGCTGCCGCCAACGGAACCCGCTTGGCGACCATGCCAGGAATTACGGAAGACATGTTCCTGAAAGGCGCGATTGCAGCCGACTATTCCCAAGTGAAAATTTTGACAGAGAAAGTAACGGACCTACTCACGGCAGCAAGCACGGTGCGGATCGAAAAAGATGGCAAGAGCCTGCAGTTCTCCATTGCTAACCGCCCTGGCGTGCCTAGCACAGGGATGTACGTCAATCCGGGAGAGTCGGGTAACCTCCCGTCCGGAGAAGCCTACATCGCGCCAGTGGAAGGTTCTGCAGAAGGACAGATTCTGGTCGATGGCTCCATTTCCGGGATCGGGAAAGTGGACAGCCCGCTTTTGCTGACCGTAGAAAAGGGACGAATCACCAAAACAGAGGGCACGACAGGCGAGCGGTTGCTTCAAATTTTGGGTGAACAGGACGGCCGCATGCTGGGCGAATTCGGGATCGGTACCAACGACAAGGCGCGCATTACCGGAGTCGTTTTGGAGGACGAAAAGGTATACGGAACGATTCACGTCGCGTTTGGCAGCAACAATACCTTTGGGGGAACGATTGTGGCTGGTGTGCACATCGATTTGGTCGTGAAGGAGCCAGACGTCTATCTGGACGATCGTCTGATTATGAAAAAGGGGCAGCTGCTGGACCTTGCCTAA
- the mdh gene encoding malate dehydrogenase: MTFRRKKVAVIGSGFTGATTAFIMAQKELADIVLVDIPQLENPTKGKALDMMEASPVLGFDSTIVGTSDYKDIEGSDIVIITAGIARKPGMSRDDLVATNASIMRSVAEQVKTYAPNSIVLVLSNPVDAMTYTFFKTSGFPKNRVIGQSGVLDTARFRTFVAMELNVSVEDVTGFVLGGHGDDMVPLLRYSYAGGIPLDKLIPQDRLDAIVERTRKGGGEIVSLLGNGSAYYAPAASLVQMAEAILKDKKRILPSIAYLQGEYGYNDLYLGVPTLLGAGGIEKVIELDLTAAEKAALDKSADSVRAVMKVAVQ; encoded by the coding sequence ATGACATTTCGCAGAAAAAAAGTAGCCGTAATCGGCAGCGGTTTTACGGGAGCGACTACGGCATTCATCATGGCGCAAAAGGAACTGGCAGACATCGTGCTGGTCGATATCCCGCAGCTGGAGAACCCGACCAAGGGAAAAGCGCTCGACATGATGGAAGCTTCGCCTGTATTGGGCTTTGATTCTACGATTGTTGGCACCTCCGACTACAAAGACATCGAAGGCTCTGATATCGTCATCATCACAGCAGGCATCGCACGCAAGCCGGGCATGTCCCGCGACGATCTGGTTGCTACGAATGCGTCGATCATGCGCTCCGTTGCAGAGCAGGTCAAAACGTATGCACCAAACTCTATCGTACTGGTGCTGTCCAACCCGGTCGATGCGATGACCTACACGTTCTTCAAAACGTCTGGCTTCCCGAAAAACCGCGTCATCGGTCAGTCAGGTGTACTCGATACCGCTCGCTTCCGTACTTTTGTCGCGATGGAGCTGAACGTATCGGTAGAAGATGTGACGGGCTTTGTTTTGGGGGGACACGGGGATGACATGGTGCCTCTTCTGCGTTACTCCTATGCAGGTGGCATTCCGCTGGACAAATTGATTCCGCAAGATCGTCTGGATGCGATCGTCGAGAGAACGCGCAAAGGTGGCGGAGAGATCGTCAGCCTGCTCGGAAACGGATCTGCGTATTATGCACCGGCAGCCTCATTGGTACAAATGGCTGAGGCAATCCTCAAAGACAAAAAGCGTATCCTGCCGTCTATCGCTTATCTGCAAGGAGAATACGGCTACAACGATCTCTACCTTGGCGTACCGACATTGCTCGGAGCAGGCGGGATCGAAAAAGTAATCGAGCTGGACCTGACAGCAGCAGAAAAGGCTGCCCTGGATAAATCCGCTGATTCGGTGAGAGCGGTCATGAAAGTGGCTGTACAATAA